The Candidatus Koribacter versatilis Ellin345 genome has a segment encoding these proteins:
- a CDS encoding EAL and HDOD domain-containing protein: protein MLRYIARQAILDTRQQTFGYELLYRAAAENFARIGDPDEAARRTLDDLLTLGVKELSRGKQLFLNCTHELLAQGFVKLLPTQNLVLEILETVVPDHDLLQSCAELKAAGYSLALDDFIPGPNTLPLVEFADYIKLDFRAMPLEECGALVQQFGKKIEFLAEKVETLEEFTAASDMGCSLFQGFFFAQPALLTMRQIPPMYVNYIRLLDATCKPDFNFAEIEAIIKTDVALSYKLLRFLNSAAFCIRSTITSLRQALIILGENAIRRWVAVSAAANAATGKPPELLISALLRARFCELLAVGAHSNPYWAFTVGLFSMLSPLLDTPLETILASVQLPDEVRAALLGESGQLRTLFELVCGYIEGDWIAITPKCLALGLAQKQVTSCYLEAVRSVDALMALA, encoded by the coding sequence ATGTTGCGGTATATCGCTCGGCAGGCCATTCTCGACACACGACAGCAGACATTCGGCTACGAGTTGCTCTACCGCGCGGCAGCGGAGAACTTTGCGCGCATTGGAGATCCCGATGAAGCGGCGCGGCGAACCCTCGATGATCTTCTAACGCTCGGCGTAAAGGAGCTGTCGCGCGGGAAGCAGTTGTTCCTCAACTGTACCCACGAGTTGCTGGCGCAAGGATTTGTGAAGTTGCTGCCGACACAGAACCTTGTACTCGAGATCCTGGAGACGGTGGTTCCCGACCACGACTTACTACAGAGCTGCGCTGAACTCAAGGCCGCGGGATATTCGCTCGCGCTCGACGACTTCATTCCCGGTCCAAACACGCTACCGCTGGTGGAGTTTGCCGATTACATCAAGCTGGATTTCCGCGCGATGCCGCTTGAGGAATGCGGTGCGCTGGTGCAGCAATTCGGAAAAAAGATCGAGTTCCTGGCAGAGAAGGTCGAGACGCTCGAAGAATTCACGGCCGCGAGCGATATGGGCTGTTCGCTTTTCCAGGGATTTTTCTTCGCGCAACCTGCGCTGCTAACGATGCGCCAGATTCCGCCGATGTATGTGAACTACATCCGATTGCTCGACGCGACGTGCAAGCCGGACTTCAACTTCGCGGAGATTGAGGCAATCATCAAGACCGACGTTGCGCTCTCTTACAAGCTGCTGCGCTTCCTCAACTCGGCGGCGTTTTGTATACGCTCGACCATCACCTCTCTGAGACAAGCGTTGATCATTCTTGGCGAGAATGCAATTCGGCGCTGGGTTGCGGTGAGCGCGGCTGCCAATGCAGCGACAGGCAAGCCGCCGGAACTTCTCATCTCGGCGCTGCTGCGTGCGCGCTTTTGCGAACTACTCGCGGTTGGCGCGCATAGCAATCCGTATTGGGCGTTTACGGTCGGATTGTTTTCCATGCTCAGTCCGCTGCTCGATACGCCGTTGGAAACGATTCTTGCCAGCGTTCAGTTGCCGGACGAAGTGCGCGCGGCGCTGCTCGGCGAATCCGGCCAGTTGCGCACGCTGTTCGAGCTGGTGTGCGGGTATATCGAAGGCGATTGGATCGCGATTACGCCGAAGTGCCTGGCACTGGGATTGGCGCAGAAGCAGGTGACGAGTTGTTATCTCGAGGCAGTGAGGTCGGTGGATGCGTTGATGGCGCTAGCGTGA
- a CDS encoding alpha/beta hydrolase: MIREQLIAAFKLPTAEEQRKFLDCMVLEVPAPQKVAREEAVESNFRGTWFLPEKPVDRTLLYLHGGGFACYPKESYAEFLPLIALAANARTFALDYRLAPEHPFPAALDDARRAYLCLLELGVDPRRMVVGGDSAGGNMTLSLLPQLRDAGIPLPALGIALSPATEFDVERPSLHHDEADWITGRMAETWRDWYCREEERGDPRVSPIHADMRGLPPIYIQAGEAEILYDSIVAFAEEAKRQSADVTLEAWEDMNHVFQFFGYNAPQSSAALKRITEVIEQHLPSA, from the coding sequence GTGATACGCGAGCAGTTGATTGCGGCATTCAAACTGCCGACTGCAGAAGAACAAAGAAAATTTCTCGACTGCATGGTGCTGGAGGTTCCGGCGCCACAGAAGGTCGCGCGAGAAGAAGCTGTGGAGTCGAACTTTCGCGGAACGTGGTTCCTGCCGGAAAAGCCTGTGGACCGGACGCTGCTTTATCTGCATGGTGGCGGGTTCGCGTGTTATCCGAAAGAGTCGTATGCGGAGTTTCTCCCGTTGATTGCGTTGGCGGCGAATGCCCGGACGTTTGCACTGGACTATCGGTTGGCGCCGGAGCATCCGTTCCCGGCGGCGCTCGACGATGCGCGGAGAGCTTATCTATGCCTGCTGGAACTCGGGGTGGATCCGCGGCGAATGGTCGTCGGAGGGGATTCGGCGGGCGGGAACATGACGCTGTCGTTGCTGCCGCAGCTGCGCGATGCGGGGATTCCATTGCCGGCACTGGGGATTGCACTTTCGCCTGCGACGGAATTCGATGTGGAGCGGCCGAGCCTGCATCACGACGAAGCTGATTGGATTACCGGCAGAATGGCGGAGACTTGGCGCGATTGGTACTGTCGCGAGGAAGAGCGAGGCGATCCGCGGGTTTCGCCGATCCATGCGGACATGCGCGGGCTGCCGCCGATTTATATCCAAGCCGGCGAGGCGGAGATTCTTTACGACAGTATCGTGGCCTTCGCCGAAGAAGCGAAACGCCAGAGCGCCGACGTCACGCTGGAAGCGTGGGAAGACATGAACCATGTTTTCCAGTTCTTCGGCTACAACGCTCCGCAAAGCTCGGCTGCGCTGAAGCGCATTACCGAAGTGATCGAACAGCATTTGCCTTCCGCCTGA
- a CDS encoding esterase/lipase family protein gives MPSRRTNGLSDHAEADISIWKEALFGAELLLLHASPVYYGFGIPRGNGSAVVVIPGFLGNDEYLGHLHGWLDRIGYRVYMSGIDLNAECPNLLIRDRLGKTINKAIRETGGKIHLVGHSLGGVIARSVANQRPGDVASVTTIGSPIRGVVAHHAVLSAANAVRTQILRDHGSQVLPECYTARCTCEFISSLKASIPENVMETAIYTQDDGVVDWRYCLSNNEEANFEVPGTHIGLAFNASVYSIVAKRLQLANSK, from the coding sequence ATGCCTTCCCGCCGCACGAATGGTCTTTCTGACCATGCGGAAGCCGACATTTCTATCTGGAAAGAGGCGCTGTTCGGCGCGGAGTTGCTGCTGCTGCACGCGTCGCCGGTGTACTACGGGTTTGGCATTCCACGCGGGAACGGGTCGGCGGTTGTTGTGATTCCGGGATTCCTGGGGAACGATGAATACCTCGGGCATCTGCATGGATGGCTGGATCGGATCGGCTATCGCGTGTACATGTCGGGAATCGATCTGAATGCCGAGTGTCCGAACCTTCTGATTCGGGACCGACTGGGCAAGACGATCAACAAGGCGATCCGCGAGACGGGTGGGAAGATCCACCTTGTGGGGCATAGCCTGGGCGGCGTGATTGCGCGCTCGGTGGCGAATCAGCGGCCGGGGGATGTGGCTTCGGTGACGACAATTGGGTCGCCGATCCGCGGCGTAGTGGCGCACCATGCGGTGCTGTCGGCGGCGAATGCGGTCAGGACCCAGATTCTTCGCGACCACGGATCGCAGGTGTTGCCGGAATGTTATACCGCGCGCTGCACGTGCGAATTCATCAGTTCGCTAAAGGCAAGCATTCCGGAAAACGTGATGGAGACGGCGATCTACACGCAGGATGATGGCGTGGTGGACTGGCGCTACTGCCTGTCGAACAACGAAGAGGCGAACTTCGAAGTGCCGGGGACGCACATTGGGCTGGCGTTTAATGCGTCGGTGTACAGCATTGTGGCGAAGCGGCTCCAACTCGCAAACTCAAAGTAA
- a CDS encoding polyhydroxyalkanoate synthesis regulator DNA-binding domain-containing protein encodes MNPARVVVKKYPNRRLYDTSASAYVNLDDIARMVRNGKDVQVVDALTSEDLTRVVLTQIIVEDTKGQPTGLPLELLRQLIVASDHAGKEFIMWYLRSAFDAYQKMQGTLQSGIAGIKDVATSPVDTLRNFLRGPDRPTAPPDETEELRHRIADLESRLAKPKKRTAKKKPSKSPKKKRPNR; translated from the coding sequence ATGAATCCCGCCCGCGTCGTCGTCAAAAAGTATCCAAACCGCAGACTCTACGACACTTCCGCCAGCGCCTACGTCAACCTCGATGACATCGCCCGCATGGTCCGAAACGGGAAAGACGTGCAAGTCGTGGACGCCCTCACCAGCGAAGACCTCACCCGCGTCGTTCTCACCCAGATCATTGTCGAAGACACCAAGGGCCAGCCCACCGGCCTCCCCCTCGAGTTGCTCCGACAGTTAATCGTCGCCTCCGATCACGCCGGCAAAGAATTCATCATGTGGTACCTGCGCTCCGCCTTCGACGCCTACCAGAAAATGCAGGGCACCCTGCAATCCGGAATCGCCGGCATCAAAGACGTTGCCACCTCACCAGTCGATACCCTCCGCAACTTCCTCCGCGGCCCCGATCGTCCCACGGCACCACCAGATGAAACCGAAGAACTCCGCCACCGCATCGCCGACCTCGAATCCCGCCTCGCAAAGCCAAAGAAGCGCACAGCAAAGAAGAAGCCCTCGAAATCACCAAAGAAGAAACGGCCAAACCGCTGA
- a CDS encoding tail fiber domain-containing protein — protein MKLRSLCLCFLLGVSAAIAQPTPASTATSQAAIVPHLIRFTGQVKDANGTVGITFTLHKSQSDNAALFTETQNVKLDGEGRYTVLLGATKGDGIPMELFTSGEAQWLAIRVEGQTEQRVLLVSVPYAMKAAEAETLAGHAATDFVTADRLTSTVQQQMRQQASTTTTAKDAPTGKRGNVVTNTATNFADATSTQVVLVTQSGAGSGLVASAVSGNGVAGSTTTAAGFGVSGANSATTGVAIGVRGTTVADSGISVFGTASGTAGSATGVKGITGAPNGFGVFGQNTATTGPAVGFRGTTASTSGIGIFGTATAATGTAIGLRTSVASPGGTAAVLQNTASGKLISGQSGATNTEVFSVDGAGNTVSAGGVQAATMNVVNTTVRQPFQLNGTGILGIGDPTELNVFVGRDAGKVNVADFPTGAGIGNTFVGNGAGEHNIDGSNNTYVGLFTGGAIHSSDNTALGDSAGAGDGARNTAIGKAAGAGVHDDNTTLGYEAGFGSSGARNVVIGASAASDFFSGNENVVVGMQSALHLSTGSHNTFLGAGAGALTSTGSLNVMIGQNAGTASSAGSGNVYIASNGCNPSPCNENNTIRIGGDSGLGTGHTAAFFAGINGHAISTGSPVFIDSNNQLGTGPATLPPSAGSSFYIQNNTGSPQTSASFNIDGNGFAGGLLQGGFVNATSTAANKPYRENGVPFLGIGVEGQNNVFLGELAGQSNVSGSGLNNTFVGASAGNSNTGGDSNTFLGSSAGQSNVSGGFNTFVGVDAGLRNTTASGNTFIGQTAGIENSTGASSVFVGHSAGANNTTGGHNVYVGTTAGLDNSTGGLNTFVGDGAGLTDTGNANIFVGANAGGNNTSGDNNLYIGNVGCTSPCTESATIRIGNTQTSAFMTGIAGKTSSSGITVLINSTGKLGTTTSSRRFKQNIANIPDSSKLFQLRPVTFFYRPEYDDGTHVRQYGLIAEEVAKIYPDLVVFDNQGKPYTVRYQFLAPLLLDAMQKEHAVVAAQQSVIASQQKRIDELSQRLARLEETVNRISAAH, from the coding sequence ATGAAGCTCCGCTCGTTGTGTCTCTGCTTTCTCCTGGGAGTTTCCGCTGCAATCGCGCAGCCCACACCAGCTTCCACAGCGACCAGCCAAGCGGCCATCGTGCCTCACCTCATCCGCTTTACTGGACAAGTGAAAGACGCCAACGGAACGGTCGGCATCACGTTCACACTCCACAAATCACAGAGTGACAACGCCGCGCTCTTCACGGAAACACAAAACGTGAAGCTTGACGGCGAGGGAAGGTACACCGTTCTCCTCGGGGCAACCAAGGGCGACGGCATTCCGATGGAACTCTTCACGTCCGGCGAAGCCCAGTGGCTCGCGATTCGCGTCGAAGGTCAAACGGAACAGCGTGTGCTGCTCGTCAGCGTTCCCTACGCGATGAAGGCGGCGGAGGCCGAGACTCTAGCGGGACACGCCGCGACAGACTTTGTGACCGCCGACCGGCTCACCAGCACGGTTCAGCAACAAATGCGCCAGCAAGCCTCGACCACAACCACAGCGAAAGACGCACCGACAGGGAAGCGCGGTAATGTGGTGACCAACACCGCCACCAACTTCGCCGACGCAACCAGTACCCAGGTTGTGCTCGTGACCCAGAGCGGCGCTGGTTCAGGACTCGTCGCCAGCGCGGTATCCGGGAATGGCGTCGCCGGATCCACCACCACCGCGGCTGGCTTCGGGGTGTCGGGCGCCAACTCGGCTACGACAGGCGTAGCGATCGGCGTACGCGGTACCACCGTTGCCGATAGCGGTATCTCGGTCTTCGGAACCGCCAGCGGAACGGCCGGCAGCGCGACCGGCGTAAAGGGCATCACGGGAGCTCCGAACGGATTTGGCGTCTTCGGCCAGAACACGGCGACCACTGGGCCAGCCGTCGGTTTCCGTGGCACGACCGCATCAACCAGCGGCATCGGAATTTTCGGCACCGCCACCGCCGCCACCGGCACGGCAATTGGTCTGCGAACCTCGGTAGCCAGTCCGGGCGGGACCGCCGCTGTTCTTCAGAACACCGCCAGCGGAAAGTTGATCAGCGGGCAATCGGGTGCCACAAATACCGAGGTTTTCTCGGTGGACGGTGCAGGGAACACCGTGAGCGCCGGTGGTGTCCAGGCGGCGACGATGAATGTGGTGAACACCACAGTGCGTCAGCCGTTTCAACTGAATGGTACCGGCATCCTCGGCATCGGTGATCCTACCGAGTTGAACGTGTTTGTTGGGCGCGATGCCGGTAAGGTCAACGTCGCCGACTTTCCCACTGGGGCCGGAATTGGAAACACCTTTGTGGGAAACGGCGCCGGCGAGCACAACATCGATGGAAGCAATAACACATACGTCGGCCTTTTCACCGGTGGCGCGATCCACTCTTCAGACAACACGGCGCTCGGTGACAGTGCCGGAGCGGGAGACGGTGCGAGAAACACTGCCATTGGCAAAGCCGCAGGCGCAGGCGTCCACGATGACAACACCACTCTCGGGTACGAAGCTGGGTTTGGGAGTAGCGGTGCACGCAACGTGGTAATCGGCGCAAGTGCAGCTTCAGATTTCTTTTCCGGTAACGAAAATGTTGTTGTCGGAATGCAGTCGGCGCTCCATCTTTCCACTGGTTCGCACAACACGTTCCTAGGCGCGGGGGCCGGAGCTTTGACCTCCACTGGATCTTTGAACGTGATGATCGGCCAGAACGCCGGCACTGCGTCTAGCGCAGGTAGTGGAAATGTCTATATCGCAAGCAACGGCTGTAACCCATCGCCGTGCAATGAGAACAATACGATACGCATTGGCGGGGACTCCGGCCTTGGAACCGGTCATACCGCGGCCTTCTTTGCGGGCATCAATGGCCATGCAATTAGCACGGGTTCGCCCGTGTTTATCGACTCGAACAATCAGCTCGGCACCGGGCCTGCGACGCTGCCACCGTCGGCCGGCTCCTCCTTTTACATCCAGAACAACACCGGCAGCCCGCAAACCTCAGCCAGCTTCAACATTGACGGCAACGGTTTCGCGGGCGGTCTCCTTCAAGGTGGGTTCGTAAACGCGACCAGCACTGCGGCGAATAAACCATACCGCGAGAATGGTGTCCCTTTCCTCGGTATCGGAGTCGAAGGTCAGAACAATGTCTTCCTCGGAGAATTGGCGGGCCAAAGCAATGTGAGCGGGAGCGGACTCAACAACACCTTCGTTGGTGCGTCAGCCGGTAATTCAAATACCGGAGGAGATAGCAACACCTTTCTCGGCAGCTCCGCGGGACAATCAAATGTGAGCGGCGGCTTCAATACTTTCGTTGGCGTTGATGCTGGTTTAAGGAATACGACCGCTTCCGGAAACACCTTCATCGGTCAAACTGCCGGTATCGAAAATTCAACCGGCGCCTCGAGTGTTTTTGTTGGTCATAGTGCCGGTGCCAACAACACAACGGGTGGCCATAACGTTTATGTTGGAACGACTGCTGGCCTCGACAATTCGACGGGAGGCTTGAACACTTTTGTCGGCGATGGAGCCGGCTTAACCGACACAGGGAACGCCAATATCTTTGTTGGCGCCAACGCCGGTGGCAATAACACCTCGGGCGACAACAACCTCTACATCGGCAATGTCGGGTGCACGTCGCCCTGCACCGAGAGCGCTACGATTCGCATCGGCAACACCCAGACCTCGGCCTTCATGACGGGTATTGCCGGGAAGACCTCATCGAGTGGCATTACGGTCCTGATCAACTCGACAGGGAAACTCGGTACCACCACGTCGTCCCGCCGCTTCAAACAGAACATCGCGAACATTCCCGACAGCAGCAAGCTCTTCCAGTTGAGGCCGGTCACCTTCTTCTATCGCCCCGAATACGATGACGGCACCCACGTGCGGCAGTATGGCTTGATCGCCGAAGAGGTCGCGAAGATCTATCCGGACCTCGTCGTCTTCGACAACCAGGGCAAGCCGTACACGGTGCGATACCAGTTCCTCGCCCCGCTCCTTCTCGACGCCATGCAGAAGGAACACGCCGTGGTCGCCGCGCAGCAGAGCGTTATCGCTTCACAACAGAAACGCATCGACGAACTCTCGCAGCGTCTCGCACGCCTGGAGGAAACCGTAAACCGTATTTCCGCGGCGCACTGA
- a CDS encoding MBL fold metallo-hydrolase, giving the protein MRNWLLCGVGVLSLAAFGVAQDNDFSKVQIKVEKVAGSVYMLQGAGGNIGVSIGDDGIVIVDDQFAPLADKIRAALKGITDKPVRFVINTHYHGDHTGGNLAFQKEAPIIAQDNVRKRLEEGGVGGVGAMKNEHKPVEPGALPILTFDHQMTVHLNGEDIRALHVPSGHTDGDSVIFFPKSNVVHMGDDFVTYGFPFVDINSGGSVRGMIDAIDKVLSQVPPDAKFIPGHGPLSTSKEVRDFQQMLKETLAAVQDAMSKGLTLDQMKQQKILEKWSSFDGKDKFIHADTWIETIYDDLSGKSGEFVKHN; this is encoded by the coding sequence ATGCGAAATTGGCTCTTGTGCGGTGTGGGTGTGCTTTCCCTGGCAGCGTTCGGCGTGGCCCAGGACAATGACTTCTCCAAAGTACAAATTAAAGTCGAGAAGGTCGCTGGCTCGGTTTACATGCTCCAAGGCGCAGGCGGCAACATCGGCGTCTCCATCGGTGACGACGGCATCGTCATCGTGGACGACCAGTTCGCCCCGCTGGCCGACAAGATCCGCGCCGCGCTCAAGGGCATCACCGACAAGCCGGTACGCTTCGTCATCAACACCCACTACCACGGCGACCACACCGGCGGAAACCTCGCCTTCCAGAAGGAAGCGCCGATCATCGCGCAGGACAACGTGCGCAAGCGTCTCGAAGAAGGTGGCGTCGGCGGCGTTGGTGCGATGAAGAACGAGCACAAGCCGGTCGAGCCTGGCGCATTGCCGATCCTCACCTTCGATCACCAGATGACCGTGCACCTCAACGGCGAAGACATCCGTGCACTGCACGTGCCCAGTGGCCACACCGACGGCGATAGCGTCATCTTCTTCCCCAAGTCGAACGTAGTTCACATGGGCGACGACTTCGTGACCTACGGCTTCCCGTTCGTCGACATCAACAGCGGGGGCAGCGTTCGCGGCATGATCGATGCCATCGACAAAGTCCTCTCGCAGGTACCACCCGACGCCAAGTTCATCCCCGGCCACGGCCCCCTCTCGACATCCAAAGAAGTCCGCGACTTCCAACAAATGTTGAAAGAAACGCTCGCCGCCGTGCAGGACGCGATGTCCAAAGGCCTGACCCTCGACCAGATGAAGCAGCAGAAGATCCTGGAGAAATGGTCGTCCTTCGATGGAAAGGACAAGTTCATCCACGCCGATACGTGGATCGAGACCATCTACGACGACCTCAGCGGCAAATCAGGCGAGTTCGTAAAGCACAACTAA